The Helianthus annuus cultivar XRQ/B chromosome 16, HanXRQr2.0-SUNRISE, whole genome shotgun sequence genome includes a window with the following:
- the LOC110925886 gene encoding protein NRT1/ PTR FAMILY 5.5-like: protein MMNYLTNVWNPSTTHAAGIINIWNGITSVLAIVFAFFVDAFTGDFFMLVVSSIAYSVGLGLLSMSTPDVFGPCKDDKKECIGHTQKVLFYIALLLIAVGMAGHMVSLTPFLDLQTKGDEENKEENVTENENGKEKKSRGETKEGYKIFMQIPGLIMVMIVIIAGGIGLPYVKPLKLLFGIPAICSVVATLLFFKGWPYYDCDPPKGSPLTTMGVFVAYYMNYLCNLQSLFVHIVFECLDKAAIKVPEGQQPNKWKVCNVHEVEDTKIGIRMLPMWSTFIVVGIVLSIGNTYYLEQANHMDRKLGKIERTGTRKQESGYILL, encoded by the exons ATGATGAATTACTTAACAAATGTTTGGAATCCAAGCACTACACATGCTGCTGGTATCATCAACATTTGGAATGGAATCACATCAGTTTTGGCCATCGTGTTTGCGTTCTTTGTTGACGCCTTCACTGGCGACTTCTTTATGCTTGTAGTCTCGAGCATTGCCTACAGCGTT GGACTAGGATTACTATCCATGTCAACACCAGATGTTTTTGGTCCATGTAAAGATGACAAGAAGGAATGTATTGGGCACACACAAAAAGTCTTGTTCTATATAGCTTTACTGTTGATCGCGGTCGGGATGGCCGGTCATATGGTCTCGTTAACGCCCTTTTTGGATCTACAAACGAAGGGTGATGAAGAAAACAAAGAGGAAAATGTAACGGAAAATGAAAATGGGAAGGAAAAGAAGTCTAGAGGGGAAACTAAAGAGGGATACAAAATATTTATGCAAATACCGGGTTTGATTATGGTTATGATTGTAATAATCGCGGGAGGCATTGGACTTCCATATGTAAAGCCGTTGAAACTCCTGTTTGGGATTCCGGCCATATGTTCAGTGGTGGCAACACTTTTATTCTTTAAAGGATGGCCATATTACGATTGTGATCCACCCAAAGGGAGTCCATTAACAACTATGGGAGTTTTCGTGGCATATTACATGAACTATTTATGTAATTTACAATCTCTTTTTGTCCACATTGTTTTCGA GTGCTTGGACAAGGCTGCTATTAAGGTCCCAGAAGGGCAACAACCGAACAAATGGAAGGTTTGCAATGTGCACGAAGTAGAAGACACCAAAATTGGTATTCGTATGCTCCCAATGTGGTCAACCTTCATTGTGGTCGGAATAGTGCTTTCTATCGGAAACACTTACTATTTGGAGCAAGCTAATCACATGGACAGAAAGCTTGGGAAAATAGAG AGAACTGGCACTAGGAAGCAAGAGAGTGGATACATCTTGTTATGA